From Oryza brachyantha chromosome 9, ObraRS2, whole genome shotgun sequence, a single genomic window includes:
- the LOC102719327 gene encoding zinc finger protein CONSTANS-LIKE 14-like has product MTWRCDYCGEAAAALHCKADDARLCVACDRHVHGANALSRRHVRAALCAGCDARPAAVRVHAGAGGGGGGGGGEARFLCAGCVDGGDGCASGAETGVPVEGFSGCPAAAELAASWGLDLPGGGGRGGRAETDYDVEDPFFSEADYTTLAADHVLRDLYVPCDPPEVAAGGRPLKGDSLCHQLSEMARREVESAPPRPAQAHSRSTSPPARRSSAVPSSHLPQNAAVAAPPQRATLPYMSMPVMNPAACADLGNGEHFTDDNELVWQRTAPSDPPCQIWDFNLGKSRDHDEHSALEIQFGSKDGGFTIKSYNDMIEEVSSSSRKALEYIYDSTYSYAAEDVVSANIYQLTPKQLSTDTSSNKRQKNDAHAVATDGPLSSSPEAAAALARENPSSDQAAAGAERPSLKTTDSQTIAMNRDNAMQRYREKKKSRRYEKHIRYESRKMRADTRARVKGRFVKSTDILVGDGGGDGG; this is encoded by the exons aTGACGTGGCGGTGCGACTActgcggggaggcggcggcggcgctgcacTGCAAGGCGGACGACGCGAGGCTGTGCGTCGCCTGCGACCGCCACGTGCACGGGGCCAACGCGCTCTCGCGGCGGCACGTGCGGGCGGCGCTCTGCGCCGGGTGCGACGCGCGCCCCGCGGCGGTGCGTGTCCATGCCggcgctggaggaggaggaggcggcggcggcggggaggcaaGGTTCCTCTGCGCAGGgtgcgtcgacggcggcgacggctgcgcGTCCGGTGCGGAAACAGGGGTGCCCGTGGAGGGGTTCTCCGGGTGCCCGGCggccgccgagctcgccgcgtcgtGGGGGCTCGACCtccccggcggtggcggccgcggcgggagGGCCGAGACGGACTACGACGTCGAGGATCCCTTCTTCTCTGAGGCCGACTACACAACGCTGGCGGCGGACCACGTGCTGCGGGACCTATACGTGCCCTGCGACCCACCGGAGGTCGCTGCCGGCGGACGGCCGCTCAAAGGGGACTCGCTCTGCCACCAGCTCTCGGAGATGGCACGGCGCGAGGTAGAGTCCGCGCCACCGCGGCCGGCGCAGGCGCACTCGAGGTCGACCTCTCCACCCGCTCGCCGGAGCTCTGCCGTTCCAAGCAGCCACTTACCACAGAacgccgcggtggcggcgccgccgcaaaGGGCCACATTGCCATACATGTCCATGCCGGTGATGAATCCGGCGGCCTGCGCCGATCTCGGCAACGGCGAACACTTCACCGACGACAACGAACTCGTCTGGCAGCGCACCGCGCCCTCCGATCCGCCCTGTCAG ATATGGGATTTTAATCTGGGAAAATCAAGGGACCATGATGAGCATTCTGCACTTGAAATTCAATTTGGCTCGAAAGACGGAGGCTTTACGATCAAAAGTTATAATGACATGATTGAGGAAGTTTCCTCGAGCTCAAGAAAAGCTCTTGAATATATTTATGACTCGACATACTCTTATGCTGCTGAAGATGTTGTGTCGGCCAATATCTACCAGCTGACTCCCAAACAG CTGAGCACTGACACCTCCAGCAACAAGCGACAGAAGAACGACGCACACGCCGTGGCAACTGATGGACCTCTGAGCTCTTCTCCTGAAGCTGCTGCAGCTCTTGCCAGGGAAAACCCTTCCAGCGATCAAGCTGCAGCTGGCGCTGAGAGGCCTTCACTGAAGACGACGGACAGCCAGACGATCGCCATGAACAGGGACAACGCGATGCAACGGTACAGGGAGAAGAAGAAGTCTCGCAG GTACGAGAAGCACATCCGGTACGAGTCGAGGAAGATGAGGGCCGACACGAGGGCGCGGGTGAAGGGGCGCTTCGTCAAGTCCACCGACATcctcgtcggcgacggtggcggcgacggcggttga